In one window of Paraburkholderia phymatum STM815 DNA:
- the nuoG gene encoding NADH-quinone oxidoreductase subunit NuoG, translating into MVELEIDGKKVEVAEGSMIIQAAHKVDTYIPHFCYHKKLSIAANCRMCLVDVEKMPKAVPACATPVSAGMIVRTQSEKAVKGQQSVMEFLLINHPLDCPICDQGGECQLQDLAVGYGKSSSRYSEEKRVVFHKNVGPLISMEEMSRCIHCTRCVRFGEEIAGVMELGMLGRGEHSEITSFVGKTVDSELSGNMIDLCPVGALTSKPFRYSARTWELSRRKSVSPHDSVGANLVVQVKNNRVMRVLPFENESINECWISDKDRFSYEGLNSPERLTRPMLKQGGQWIETDWQTALEYVVKGLKGIKDDHGANAIAALGSAHSTVEELFLLKQIAQAVGTPNVDFRLRQTDFSAGANGTPWLGTSIANLSMLDSALVIGSSLRRDHPLFAARLRQAAKGGATITLLQATRDDALIPQAARIAAAPSAWLDELAGIAAAVSEAKGVALPEAFAGATASDAAKQTAAALGAGETRVVLLGNGAVQHPEFGRIHAAAQWIAQTTGATLGFLTEAANTVGAHLVNALPGEGGLNAREVFEQPRKGYVLLNLEPEFDTANPAQALAALNQAEMVVVLSPFQTGAEYADVLLPIAPYTETAGTFVNAEGTVQMFNGVVRPLGDTRPAWKVLRVLGNLLGASGFDFDTAEEVRAAALGDSDLTPRLSNSTSVAVARSSAAKAAQGTFERIADVPIYHADQLVRRAESLHLTAAARAAHSVGLPAALFDRLGLKEGDAVRVRQGDRSVQIPAVRDANLAETVVRVSAATPAGAALGSLFGELVVEKA; encoded by the coding sequence ATGGTTGAACTTGAAATAGACGGCAAGAAAGTAGAGGTGGCCGAAGGCAGCATGATCATTCAGGCTGCGCATAAGGTCGATACCTATATCCCTCACTTCTGCTATCACAAGAAGCTGTCGATTGCGGCCAACTGCCGGATGTGTCTCGTCGATGTCGAGAAGATGCCGAAGGCCGTGCCTGCGTGCGCGACGCCGGTGTCGGCGGGCATGATCGTGCGCACCCAGTCGGAAAAGGCGGTGAAGGGCCAGCAGTCGGTGATGGAATTCCTGCTGATCAATCACCCGCTCGATTGCCCGATCTGCGACCAGGGCGGCGAATGCCAACTGCAGGATCTGGCTGTTGGTTACGGCAAGTCGTCGTCGCGTTACAGTGAAGAGAAGCGTGTGGTGTTCCACAAGAACGTGGGCCCGTTGATCTCGATGGAAGAGATGTCGCGCTGCATTCACTGCACGCGCTGCGTGCGCTTCGGCGAAGAAATCGCTGGCGTGATGGAACTCGGCATGCTCGGCCGCGGCGAACACTCGGAAATCACGTCGTTCGTCGGGAAGACGGTGGACTCCGAACTGTCGGGCAATATGATCGACCTTTGCCCGGTCGGTGCGCTGACCAGCAAGCCGTTCCGTTACAGCGCCCGCACGTGGGAGCTGTCGCGCCGCAAGTCGGTGAGCCCGCACGATTCCGTCGGCGCGAACCTGGTGGTGCAGGTGAAGAACAATCGCGTGATGCGCGTTCTGCCGTTCGAAAACGAATCCATCAACGAATGCTGGATTTCGGACAAGGACCGCTTCTCGTACGAAGGCCTCAACAGCCCGGAACGTTTGACGCGCCCGATGCTGAAGCAGGGCGGCCAGTGGATCGAGACGGATTGGCAGACGGCGCTTGAATACGTCGTCAAGGGCCTGAAGGGCATCAAGGACGACCACGGCGCGAACGCAATCGCGGCGCTCGGCAGCGCGCATAGCACGGTCGAGGAACTGTTCCTGCTCAAGCAGATCGCTCAGGCTGTCGGCACGCCGAACGTCGACTTCCGTCTGCGTCAGACCGATTTCTCGGCGGGTGCAAACGGTACGCCGTGGCTCGGCACGTCGATCGCCAATCTGTCGATGCTCGACAGTGCGCTGGTGATCGGTTCGTCGCTGCGCCGCGACCATCCACTGTTTGCCGCGCGTCTGCGTCAGGCAGCGAAGGGCGGCGCGACGATCACACTGCTGCAGGCGACGCGCGACGACGCGCTGATCCCGCAAGCGGCGCGCATCGCCGCGGCGCCGTCGGCCTGGCTCGACGAACTGGCTGGCATCGCGGCTGCCGTGTCGGAAGCGAAGGGCGTCGCATTGCCAGAAGCATTCGCAGGCGCAACGGCCTCCGATGCCGCGAAGCAGACGGCGGCTGCGCTCGGGGCAGGCGAAACGCGTGTCGTGCTGCTGGGCAACGGCGCTGTCCAGCATCCGGAATTCGGGCGCATTCACGCAGCGGCTCAGTGGATCGCACAAACGACGGGTGCGACGCTCGGCTTCCTGACGGAAGCGGCGAATACGGTCGGCGCGCATCTCGTCAACGCATTGCCGGGCGAGGGTGGTCTGAACGCTCGCGAAGTGTTCGAACAGCCGCGCAAGGGTTATGTGCTGCTGAACCTCGAACCTGAATTCGATACGGCTAACCCGGCGCAGGCGTTGGCCGCGCTGAACCAGGCGGAAATGGTCGTCGTGCTGTCGCCGTTCCAGACGGGCGCCGAGTATGCCGACGTCCTGCTGCCCATCGCGCCGTACACTGAAACGGCCGGCACGTTCGTCAACGCGGAAGGCACGGTGCAGATGTTCAACGGCGTCGTGCGTCCGCTTGGCGATACGCGCCCGGCGTGGAAGGTGCTGCGCGTGCTGGGCAACCTGCTCGGCGCGTCGGGCTTCGACTTCGATACGGCGGAAGAGGTGCGCGCCGCGGCGCTGGGCGACAGCGACCTCACGCCGCGTCTGTCGAACAGCACGTCGGTCGCCGTTGCGCGCAGCAGCGCCGCGAAGGCAGCGCAAGGTACGTTCGAGCGCATCGCCGATGTGCCGATCTACCACGCCGACCAGCTCGTACGCCGCGCCGAATCGCTGCACCTGACGGCAGCGGCGCGGGCTGCCCATTCGGTCGGTCTGCCGGCCGCATTGTTCGACCGGCTGGGTTTGAAGGAGGGCGACGCGGTGCGCGTTCGTCAGGGCGATCGCTCGGTGCAGATTCCGGCCGTGCGTGATGCGAATCTTGCGGAGACGGTCGTCCGCGTGTCGGCGGCTACGCCTGCCGGTGCAGCGCTGGGCAGCCTGTTCGGTGAACTGGTGGTGGAGAAGGCGTAA
- a CDS encoding NADH-quinone oxidoreductase subunit J, with translation MDFTTVLFYIFALLLTVSGLKVITSRNPVSSALFLVLAFFNAAAIWMLLQAEFLAILLVLVYVGAVMVLFLFVVMMLDINLDVLRRDFKRFVPMATVVGAIIVIETALILWHGYGATVQPVRDTTAAVAGAADWSNTRLIGKIIYTDYIFAFEVAGLVLLVAIIAAIALTTRHGKDSKRQRVSDQVKVRREDRVRVVKMAAEKERLAEPEAITGDSGAGKNS, from the coding sequence ATGGACTTCACGACCGTACTGTTCTACATCTTCGCGCTACTCCTGACGGTGTCAGGGCTGAAGGTGATCACTTCGCGCAACCCGGTGTCGTCCGCGTTGTTCCTCGTGCTCGCGTTCTTCAACGCGGCCGCGATCTGGATGCTGCTGCAGGCGGAATTCCTCGCGATCCTGCTGGTGCTGGTATACGTCGGCGCGGTGATGGTGCTGTTCCTGTTCGTCGTGATGATGCTGGACATCAATCTCGACGTGCTGCGACGCGACTTCAAGCGTTTCGTGCCGATGGCGACCGTGGTGGGCGCGATCATCGTGATCGAAACGGCGCTCATCTTGTGGCACGGGTACGGTGCAACGGTTCAGCCGGTGCGCGACACGACGGCCGCCGTCGCGGGCGCCGCGGACTGGTCGAACACGCGTCTGATCGGCAAGATCATCTACACCGACTATATCTTCGCGTTCGAAGTGGCCGGCCTCGTGCTGCTCGTTGCGATCATCGCGGCGATTGCGCTGACCACGCGTCACGGCAAGGACAGCAAGCGCCAGCGCGTGTCGGATCAGGTCAAGGTGCGCCGCGAAGACCGTGTGCGCGTGGTCAAGATGGCGGCTGAAAAGGAACGTCTGGCCGAACCCGAAGCCATTACCGGTGACTCGGGCGCCGGCAAGAACAGCTGA
- a CDS encoding NuoB/complex I 20 kDa subunit family protein, with protein sequence MSIEGVLKEGFVTTTADKLINWTRTGSLWPMTFGLACCAVEMMHAGAARYDLDRFGVVFRPSPRQSDVMIVAGTLCNKMAPALRKVYDQMAEPRWVISMGSCANGGGYYHYSYSVVRGCDRIVPVDVYVPGCPPTAEALVYGVIQLQAKIRRTNTIARQ encoded by the coding sequence ATGAGTATCGAAGGGGTCTTGAAGGAAGGGTTTGTCACCACGACGGCTGACAAGCTAATCAACTGGACGCGCACCGGTTCGCTGTGGCCGATGACGTTCGGTCTTGCGTGTTGCGCCGTCGAGATGATGCATGCGGGCGCCGCCCGTTATGACCTTGACCGTTTCGGCGTGGTGTTTCGTCCCAGTCCGCGTCAGTCGGACGTGATGATCGTCGCCGGCACGCTGTGCAACAAGATGGCCCCGGCGCTGCGCAAGGTCTATGACCAGATGGCCGAGCCGCGCTGGGTTATCTCGATGGGTTCGTGCGCGAACGGCGGCGGCTACTATCACTACTCGTACTCGGTGGTGCGTGGCTGTGACCGGATCGTGCCCGTCGATGTGTACGTGCCGGGCTGTCCGCCTACGGCTGAAGCGCTGGTGTACGGCGTGATCCAGCTGCAGGCAAAGATCCGCCGCACCAACACCATCGCCCGTCAATAA
- the nuoK gene encoding NADH-quinone oxidoreductase subunit NuoK, giving the protein MLSLAHYLVLGAILFAISIVGIFLNRRNVIIILMAIELMLLAVNTNFVAFSHYLGDVHGQIFVFFVLTVAAAEAAIGLAILVTLFRSLDTINVEDLDQLKG; this is encoded by the coding sequence ATGTTGTCCCTTGCCCATTACCTCGTGCTCGGCGCGATCCTGTTCGCAATCAGCATCGTTGGCATATTCCTGAACCGCCGCAACGTCATCATCATCCTGATGGCGATCGAGCTGATGCTGCTGGCGGTCAACACGAACTTCGTCGCGTTCTCACATTATCTCGGCGATGTGCATGGCCAGATCTTCGTCTTCTTCGTGCTGACGGTTGCAGCAGCAGAAGCGGCGATCGGTCTTGCAATTCTGGTGACCCTGTTCCGTAGCCTCGACACGATCAATGTCGAGGATCTCGATCAGCTCAAAGGTTAA
- a CDS encoding NADH-quinone oxidoreductase subunit D — MAEIKNYTLNFGPQHPAAHGVLRLVLELDGEVIQRADPHIGLLHRATEKLAESKTFIQSVPYMDRLDYVSMMVNEHGYVLAIEKLLGIDVPIRAKYIRVLFDEVTRVLNHLMWIGAHALDVGAMAVFLYAFREREDLMDVYEAVSGARMHAAYYRPGGVYRDLPDAMPQYKASKIRNTKALSKLNENRQGSLLDFIEDFFNRFPKCVDEYETLLTDNRIWKQRLVGIGVVSPERALQMGLTGAMLRGSGIEWDLRKKQPYEVYDQMDFDIPVGVNGDCYDRYLVRVEEMRQSTRIAKQCIEWLRKNPGPVMTDNHKVAPPSRVGMKSNMEELIHHFKLFTEGFHVPEGEAYAAVEHPKGEFGIYLVSDGANKPYRLKIRAPGYAHLSALDEMARGHMIADAVTIIGTQDIVFGEVDR, encoded by the coding sequence ATGGCAGAGATCAAGAACTACACGCTCAACTTCGGTCCGCAGCACCCGGCAGCGCACGGCGTGTTGCGCCTCGTGCTGGAACTCGACGGCGAAGTGATCCAGCGCGCCGATCCGCACATCGGCCTCCTGCACCGCGCTACTGAAAAGCTCGCGGAAAGCAAGACCTTCATCCAGTCGGTGCCGTACATGGACCGTCTCGACTACGTGTCGATGATGGTCAACGAGCACGGCTATGTGCTGGCGATCGAAAAGCTGCTCGGCATCGACGTCCCGATTCGCGCGAAATACATTCGCGTGCTGTTCGACGAAGTCACGCGCGTGCTGAACCACTTGATGTGGATCGGCGCACACGCGCTCGACGTCGGCGCGATGGCCGTGTTCCTGTACGCATTCCGCGAACGCGAAGACCTGATGGACGTGTACGAGGCGGTATCCGGCGCACGTATGCATGCCGCGTACTATCGTCCGGGTGGCGTCTATCGCGATCTGCCGGATGCGATGCCGCAATACAAGGCATCGAAGATTCGCAATACGAAGGCTCTGTCGAAGCTAAACGAGAACCGTCAGGGCTCGCTGCTCGATTTCATCGAAGATTTCTTCAACCGCTTTCCGAAGTGCGTCGACGAGTACGAAACGCTGCTCACCGACAACCGCATCTGGAAGCAGCGTCTGGTCGGCATTGGCGTCGTGAGTCCGGAGCGCGCGCTGCAGATGGGCCTGACGGGTGCGATGCTGCGCGGCTCTGGTATCGAGTGGGATCTCCGCAAGAAGCAGCCCTATGAAGTGTATGACCAGATGGATTTCGATATCCCCGTGGGCGTGAATGGCGATTGTTACGACCGCTATCTGGTGCGCGTCGAAGAAATGCGTCAATCCACGCGCATCGCGAAACAGTGCATTGAGTGGCTGCGTAAGAATCCCGGCCCCGTGATGACGGACAATCACAAGGTCGCGCCGCCATCGCGCGTGGGCATGAAGTCGAACATGGAAGAGCTGATTCACCACTTCAAGCTCTTCACGGAAGGCTTCCACGTGCCGGAAGGCGAAGCGTATGCCGCCGTCGAGCACCCGAAGGGCGAGTTCGGTATTTATCTCGTGTCGGACGGCGCGAATAAGCCGTACCGCCTCAAGATCCGTGCGCCGGGTTATGCGCATCTGTCCGCGCTCGACGAAATGGCGCGCGGCCACATGATCGCCGACGCCGTGACGATCATCGGCACGCAAGACATCGTGTTCGGTGAAGTGGACCGTTAG
- the secG gene encoding preprotein translocase subunit SecG has protein sequence MLYLKTLIIVVQLLSALGVIGLVLLQHGKGADMGAAFGSGASGSLFGATGSANFLSRTTAILAAVFFVTTLALTYLGAYHSKPSAGVLGNVPAASAPVAASAAPAASASANASAPVAASAASAPGQDVPK, from the coding sequence ATGCTGTATTTGAAAACGTTGATCATTGTCGTGCAGTTGCTGTCGGCGCTGGGTGTCATCGGCCTCGTGCTTCTGCAGCACGGCAAGGGCGCCGACATGGGCGCAGCTTTCGGTAGTGGTGCGTCGGGCAGCCTCTTCGGCGCGACAGGTTCTGCTAATTTTCTGTCACGTACCACTGCGATACTGGCAGCTGTATTCTTCGTCACCACGTTGGCACTGACTTACCTCGGCGCGTATCACTCGAAACCTTCTGCAGGTGTGCTTGGTAACGTGCCGGCTGCATCGGCGCCTGTTGCGGCATCGGCTGCTCCTGCTGCGTCGGCATCGGCTAATGCATCGGCTCCAGTCGCCGCATCTGCAGCTTCCGCGCCAGGCCAGGACGTGCCGAAATAA
- a CDS encoding NADH-quinone oxidoreductase subunit A codes for MNLAAYFPVLMFLLVGTGLGVALVSIGKILGPNRPDTEKNAPYECGFEAFEDARMKFDVRYYLVAILFIIFDLETAFLFPWGVALRDIGWPGFISMMIFLLEFLLGFAYIWKKGGLDWE; via the coding sequence TTGAACCTCGCAGCCTATTTCCCCGTATTGATGTTCCTCCTCGTGGGCACCGGTTTAGGCGTAGCACTGGTCAGTATCGGCAAGATCCTCGGTCCGAATCGACCGGACACCGAAAAGAACGCACCGTATGAGTGCGGCTTCGAAGCTTTCGAAGATGCGCGCATGAAGTTTGACGTGCGCTACTACCTGGTCGCCATTCTCTTCATCATCTTCGACCTTGAAACGGCATTCCTGTTCCCGTGGGGCGTGGCTCTGCGCGATATCGGCTGGCCCGGCTTCATCTCGATGATGATTTTTCTGCTCGAATTCCTGTTGGGCTTCGCCTATATCTGGAAGAAAGGTGGCCTTGACTGGGAATGA
- the nuoI gene encoding NADH-quinone oxidoreductase subunit NuoI produces MTAIQNFFKTFFLTELLKGLALTGRYTFQRKITVQFPEEKTPISPRFRGLHALRRYENGEERCIACKLCEAVCPALAITIESETRADNTRRTTRYDIDLTKCIFCGFCEESCPVDSIVETHILEYHGEKRGDLYFTKDMLLAVGDRYEAEIAANKAADAPYR; encoded by the coding sequence ATGACCGCAATCCAAAATTTCTTCAAGACCTTCTTTCTGACCGAGCTGCTCAAGGGCCTCGCGCTGACGGGACGCTACACGTTCCAGCGCAAGATCACCGTGCAGTTCCCGGAAGAGAAGACGCCGATCTCGCCGCGTTTCCGCGGCCTGCATGCACTGCGCCGCTATGAGAACGGCGAAGAGCGCTGCATCGCCTGCAAGCTGTGCGAAGCAGTGTGCCCGGCGCTCGCGATCACGATCGAGTCGGAAACGCGCGCGGACAACACGCGCCGCACGACGCGCTACGACATCGACCTCACCAAGTGCATCTTCTGCGGTTTCTGCGAAGAGAGCTGCCCGGTCGACTCGATCGTCGAAACGCACATCCTCGAATATCACGGCGAAAAGCGCGGCGATCTGTACTTCACGAAGGACATGCTGCTGGCCGTCGGCGACCGTTACGAAGCGGAAATCGCTGCGAACAAGGCAGCCGACGCACCGTATCGCTGA
- the nuoF gene encoding NADH-quinone oxidoreductase subunit NuoF, translated as MTSLHDRHIKPLILAGLNGDNWHLQDYVERGGYKQLRRILEEKIPPEQVIADVKASGLRGRGGAGFPTGLKWSFMPRQFPGQKYLVCNSDEGEPGTFKDRDILRWNPHALIEGMAIGAYAMGITVGYNYIHGEIFEVYRRFEAALEEARTAGFLGDNIMGSGFSFQLHAHHGYGAYICGEETALLESLEGKKGQPRFKPPFPASFGVYGKPTTINNTETFAAVPFLLAVGPQNYLEMGKPNNGGTKIFSVSGDVERPGNYEIPLGTPFATLMELAGGMRGGKKIKAVIPGGSSAPVIPGDIMMQTDMDYDSIAKQGSMLGSGAVIVMDETRCMVRSLLRLSYFYYEESCGQCTPCREGTGWLYRVVHRIEHGLGRKEDLDLLNSVAENIMGRTICALGDAAAMPVRGMLKHYWDEFEYHVANKRCLTGGHADAAAASETVAA; from the coding sequence ATGACGTCTTTACACGATCGTCACATCAAGCCGCTGATTCTCGCCGGCCTCAACGGCGACAACTGGCATCTTCAGGACTACGTCGAGCGCGGCGGCTACAAGCAGCTGCGCCGCATTCTCGAAGAAAAGATTCCGCCCGAGCAGGTAATCGCCGACGTGAAGGCGTCGGGGCTGCGCGGCCGTGGCGGTGCGGGCTTTCCGACGGGGCTCAAGTGGAGCTTCATGCCGCGTCAGTTTCCTGGGCAGAAGTACCTCGTCTGCAATTCGGACGAAGGCGAACCGGGTACGTTCAAGGATCGCGACATCCTGCGCTGGAATCCGCATGCGCTGATCGAAGGCATGGCGATCGGCGCCTACGCGATGGGCATCACCGTCGGCTACAACTACATCCACGGCGAAATCTTCGAAGTCTATCGACGCTTCGAAGCCGCACTGGAAGAAGCGCGCACAGCGGGTTTCCTCGGCGACAACATCATGGGCTCGGGCTTCTCGTTCCAACTGCATGCGCACCACGGTTATGGCGCATACATCTGCGGCGAAGAAACGGCGCTGCTCGAATCGCTGGAAGGCAAGAAGGGTCAGCCGCGCTTCAAACCGCCTTTCCCGGCGAGCTTCGGCGTGTACGGCAAGCCGACCACGATCAACAACACGGAAACGTTCGCAGCCGTGCCGTTTCTGCTGGCCGTCGGTCCGCAGAACTACCTCGAAATGGGCAAGCCGAACAACGGCGGCACGAAGATTTTCTCGGTGTCGGGCGACGTCGAGCGTCCGGGCAACTATGAAATTCCGCTCGGCACGCCGTTCGCCACCCTGATGGAACTGGCGGGCGGCATGCGCGGCGGCAAGAAGATCAAGGCCGTGATTCCTGGCGGTTCGTCGGCCCCGGTCATTCCGGGCGACATCATGATGCAAACCGACATGGACTACGATTCGATCGCGAAGCAGGGCTCGATGTTGGGCTCGGGCGCGGTCATCGTGATGGACGAGACGCGCTGCATGGTTCGTTCGCTGCTGCGCCTGTCGTACTTCTATTACGAAGAGTCGTGCGGTCAGTGCACGCCGTGCCGTGAAGGCACAGGCTGGCTGTATCGCGTCGTGCATCGCATCGAGCATGGTCTGGGCCGCAAGGAAGACCTGGACCTGCTGAACTCGGTCGCCGAAAACATCATGGGCCGCACGATCTGCGCGCTCGGCGATGCGGCTGCGATGCCGGTGCGAGGCATGCTCAAGCACTACTGGGACGAATTCGAGTATCACGTCGCCAACAAGCGTTGCCTCACGGGCGGTCATGCCGACGCGGCGGCGGCCTCTGAAACGGTCGCTGCATAA
- the nuoE gene encoding NADH-quinone oxidoreductase subunit NuoE — MISAEGLKEIDRAIAKYPADQKQSAVMSALAVGQEEHGWLSPELMQFVADYLGMPAVAVQEVATFYTMYETKPVGKYKITLCTNLPCQLGPDGGSDSAAEYLKQKLGIDFGETTPDGRFTLKEGECMGSCGDAPVMLVNNHRMCSFMSREKIDQLLEELSK, encoded by the coding sequence ATGATCTCAGCTGAAGGCCTGAAAGAAATCGATCGCGCGATCGCGAAGTACCCCGCCGATCAGAAACAGTCCGCCGTGATGTCGGCTCTGGCCGTTGGTCAGGAAGAGCATGGCTGGTTGTCGCCCGAACTGATGCAGTTCGTGGCGGACTATCTCGGCATGCCGGCCGTCGCCGTGCAGGAGGTCGCCACCTTCTACACGATGTATGAGACAAAGCCGGTCGGCAAATACAAGATCACGCTCTGCACGAACCTGCCGTGCCAGCTCGGTCCCGATGGCGGTTCGGACAGTGCCGCCGAATATCTGAAGCAGAAGCTCGGTATCGACTTCGGCGAAACCACGCCCGACGGCAGGTTCACCCTCAAAGAGGGCGAGTGCATGGGCTCGTGCGGTGACGCCCCCGTGATGCTCGTGAACAACCATCGTATGTGCAGCTTCATGAGCCGCGAGAAGATCGACCAGCTCCTCGAGGAACTTTCGAAATGA
- a CDS encoding NADH-quinone oxidoreductase subunit C yields MASKLETLKANLEAAFGGRLTSITESIGELTIVVKADDFLEVATRLRDDAKLHFEQLIDLCGIDYQTYGEGAYDGPRFAAVLHLLSITNNWRLRVRVFAPDDDVPLIPSVVEIWNSANWYEREAFDLYGIVFEGHPDLRRILTDYGFIGHPFRKDFPVSGYVEMRYDPEEKRVVYQPVTIEPREITPRVIREDRYGGLKH; encoded by the coding sequence ATGGCAAGCAAACTCGAGACCCTCAAAGCGAACCTCGAGGCGGCCTTTGGCGGCCGCCTGACGAGCATCACCGAATCGATCGGTGAGCTGACCATCGTCGTGAAGGCAGACGATTTCCTCGAAGTGGCCACGCGTCTGCGCGACGATGCGAAATTGCATTTCGAACAGCTGATCGACCTCTGCGGCATCGACTATCAAACCTACGGTGAAGGCGCTTACGACGGTCCGCGTTTTGCCGCCGTCCTGCATCTGCTGTCCATTACGAACAACTGGCGCCTGCGTGTGCGCGTGTTCGCACCCGACGACGACGTGCCGCTCATTCCCTCCGTCGTCGAGATCTGGAATTCAGCCAACTGGTACGAGCGCGAAGCGTTCGATCTGTACGGCATTGTGTTCGAAGGTCACCCCGACCTGCGCCGCATCCTGACCGATTACGGTTTCATCGGTCACCCGTTCCGCAAGGATTTCCCTGTCTCCGGCTATGTCGAGATGCGTTACGACCCGGAAGAGAAGCGCGTCGTCTATCAGCCGGTGACGATCGAGCCTCGGGAAATCACGCCGCGCGTGATCCGCGAGGATCGCTATGGCGGCCTGAAACACTAA
- the nuoH gene encoding NADH-quinone oxidoreductase subunit NuoH codes for MTLFESINAGGTQILGVAWPTVWALVRILVVAVVILLCVAYLILWERKLIGWMHVRLGPNRVGPAGLLQPIADVLKLLLKEVIQPTQASRWVYLVAPVMVVVPAFAVWAVIPFQAGAVLGDINAGLLYAISISSVGVYGVILAGWASNSKYAFLGAMRAAAQMVSYEVSMGFALVVVMMTAGTMNLSDIVGSQMRGIFASHGVTFLSWNWLPLLPAFVVYFVSGIAETNRHPFDVVEGESEIVAGHMIDYSGMAFALFFLAEYINMIVISALASILFLGGWSAPFEFLSFIPGIVWLVLKVFLLLSVFIWVRATFPRYRYDQIMRLGWKVFLPVTVIWVVVVGFWIMSPLNIWN; via the coding sequence ATGACCTTGTTCGAATCGATCAACGCGGGCGGCACCCAGATTCTCGGCGTCGCATGGCCCACCGTGTGGGCCCTCGTGCGCATTCTCGTAGTGGCCGTCGTCATCCTGCTGTGTGTCGCGTACCTGATCCTGTGGGAGCGTAAGCTGATCGGCTGGATGCACGTTCGTCTTGGCCCGAATCGGGTCGGCCCCGCCGGTCTGCTGCAGCCGATCGCCGACGTGCTCAAGCTGCTGCTGAAAGAAGTGATCCAGCCGACTCAGGCAAGCCGCTGGGTCTATCTGGTTGCCCCCGTCATGGTGGTGGTTCCCGCATTCGCGGTCTGGGCGGTGATTCCGTTCCAGGCGGGCGCGGTGCTGGGCGACATCAATGCGGGTCTGCTGTACGCGATTTCGATCTCGTCGGTCGGCGTGTACGGCGTGATTCTGGCGGGCTGGGCGTCGAACTCGAAGTACGCGTTCCTCGGCGCGATGCGCGCAGCGGCACAGATGGTGTCGTACGAAGTGTCGATGGGCTTTGCGCTGGTCGTCGTGATGATGACGGCGGGCACGATGAACCTGTCGGACATCGTCGGTTCGCAGATGCGCGGCATCTTCGCGAGTCACGGCGTAACGTTCCTGTCGTGGAACTGGCTGCCGTTGCTGCCGGCCTTCGTCGTCTACTTCGTGTCGGGTATCGCCGAAACGAACCGTCACCCGTTCGACGTGGTGGAAGGCGAGTCGGAAATCGTCGCGGGTCACATGATCGATTACTCGGGTATGGCGTTCGCGCTGTTCTTCCTCGCCGAGTACATCAACATGATCGTCATTTCGGCACTGGCATCGATCCTGTTCCTGGGCGGCTGGAGCGCACCGTTCGAATTCCTGTCGTTCATCCCGGGCATTGTCTGGCTGGTCCTGAAAGTCTTCCTCCTGCTGTCGGTATTCATCTGGGTGCGTGCGACGTTCCCGCGCTACCGCTATGACCAGATCATGCGTCTGGGCTGGAAGGTGTTTCTGCCTGTCACCGTGATCTGGGTCGTGGTGGTCGGCTTCTGGATCATGTCGCCGTTGAATATCTGGAACTAA